Proteins from one Epinephelus moara isolate mb chromosome 1, YSFRI_EMoa_1.0, whole genome shotgun sequence genomic window:
- the dtwd1 gene encoding tRNA-uridine aminocarboxypropyltransferase 1, which produces MSSLDQDQRLHPSCRDKTTASSDSSDTRELAKQPLQDLKLASHAVLEKAQERGRLKCSKCGGSRMFFCYTCCSLLGVSRQEIPLIKLPVKIDIIKHPNETDGKSTAIHAKILAPSDVTIYTYPCIPDYEKDKVVLVFPGPGAVSVHDMMQCLHDMTDSRSHDFSHEPCVKRLKSEKDQLATHAAQDPESGTPDEAKGLESRAYPLQRVVFIDSTWNQTNKISTDERLQDLLRVELKTRKTCFWRRQKGKPDTYLATIEAIYYFLKDFHEQCLAQEYSGEYDNLLFFYSYLHSVVNKAKTDAGKC; this is translated from the exons ATGAGCAGCCTGGATCAAGACCAGCGTCTCCATCCCAGTTGCCGTGACAAAACAACGGCCTCTAGTGATTCATCAGACACTCGTGAGCTTGCCAAGCAGCCTCTCCAAGATCTAAAATTGGCATCGCATGCAGTGCTGGAGAAGGCGCAGGAAAGGGGCAGGTTGAAATGCTCTAAATGTGGAGGATCAAGGATGTTCTTCTGCTACACATGCTGCTCATTACTGGGTGTCAGCCGGCAAGAAATCCCTTTAATCAAG CTTCCTGTGAAGATAGACATCATCAAACATCCCAATGAGACAGATGGCAAGAGCACTGCAATCCACGCAAAGATCCTCGCACCCAGTGATGTCACCATATACACTTACCCCTGCATACCTGACTATGAAAAGGACAAG GTGGTGTTGGTGTTCCCGGGGCCAGGGGCTGTCTCAGTACATGACATGATGCAGTGTTTACATGACATGACTGATAGCAGGTCACATGACTTCTCTCATGAACCCTGTGTAAAGAGGCTGAAAAGTGAGAAAGATCAATTGGCCACACACGCTGCACAGGACCCGGAGTCAGGGACCCCAGATGAAGCAAAGGGCTTGGAGTCAAGGGCGTATCCCCTACAGAGGGTGGTCTTCATTGACAGCACATGGAACCAGACCAACAAGATCAGCACAGACGAGAGACTGCAAG ATTTGCTCCGGGTAGAGCTGAAGACGAGGAAAACGTGTTTCTGGCGCCGTCAGAAGGGCAAACCAGACACCTACCTAGCTACAATCGAGGCTATTTATTATTTCCTCAAGGACTTTCACGAGCAATGCCTCGCTCAGGAGTACAGCGGAGAATATGATAACCTGCTCTTCTTCTACTCCTACCTGCACTCAGTTGTCAACAAAGCTAAGACTGATGCTGGAAAATGCTGA